A region of Trichoplusia ni isolate ovarian cell line Hi5 chromosome 21, tn1, whole genome shotgun sequence DNA encodes the following proteins:
- the LOC113504265 gene encoding diacylglycerol kinase 1-like isoform X1, whose protein sequence is MTATKTDMQHAGSSFQWDKLSPAEFQQLQELTSYSTKKLQDVLKEFCEVKKQSSDGDIDYEGFRWFLDTFLEVTTPDELSRHLFLSFVRRDRRPALREMAAASSTAACAAVTAHADHQVRQGKLSLASKIHGLAERLQQLGKSSGDSVDGSDKGSRSRTGSVHPMFTVTTHPSYSSHELCLDRRNETSPSHSQMSRNSSRKSSNSLRVNQSTKIEDFRHLMRRSSTLEVHTARVSLKDIVCYLSLLEAGRPEDKLEFMFRLYDTDGNGVLDTNEMDCIVNQMMTVAEYLGWETSELRPILQDMMVEIDYDADGTVSLDEWKRGGMTTIPLLVLLGLDTNVKEDGEHAWRLKHFSRPAYCNLCLNMLVGLGKKGLCCIFCKFTVHERCVQRAPASCIATYSKSKRAPATLAHHWVEGNCHGKCARCRKKIKGYNGITGLHCRWCHITLHNRCVGSAGGSCSLGRHARHILPPPAIRPLVLDRQRSLPHRPHHDQQSLPTSISLPISIAATSEERKEEKEKREPRAPPISFQITPPDGSCPLLVFINPKSGGRQGSRVLRKLQYILNPRQVHDIAKGGPTQGLQMFKDVKNYRVICCGGDGTVGWVLETMDKVQMETQPAVGVIPLGTGNDLARCLRWGGGYEGESIHKILDKIARASTVMMDRWHIHVENSTADCEQPQLFSSDSAPHPTTVPYNIINNYFSVGVDAAICVKFHTERERNPDKFSSRMKNKLWYFEFATSEQFAASCKNLHEHIDIVCDGSSLELSKGGALQGVALLNIPYAHGGSNLWGAGAAHRRGRFPNAQQDIGDKLIEVIGLENCLHMGQVRTGLRASGRRLAQCSSITLTTKKTFPMQIDGEPWMQPPCKITITHKNQVPMLMGPAPEKGRGFFKLFTHC, encoded by the exons GATATCGACTATGAAGGCTTCCGCTGGTTCCTGGACACCTTCCTTGAAGTCACCACTCCTGATGAACTCTCCAG ACACCTGTTCCTATCATTCGTCCGTCGAGACCGGCGGCCCGCGCTCCGGGAGATGGCGGCTGCGAGCTCCACCGCCGCGTGCGCCGCCGTCACCGCGCATGCTGATCACCAGGTACGTCAG GGCAAACTAAGCTTGGCATCTAAGATCCACGGCCTTGCTGAGAGGTTGCAACAGCTGGGCAAGAGTTCGGGGGACTCCGTCGATGGAAGTGATAAGGGTTCTCGAAGTCGAACAG GAAGCGTCCACCCAATGTTCACGGTGACCACGCACCCATCCTACTCTTCCCACGAGCTGTGCTTAGACCGGCGTAACGAGACCAGTCCTAGTCACAGCCAGATGTCTCGGAACTCCAGCCGGAAGAGCAGCAACTCGCTCAGGGTCAACCAGTCCACTAAGATCGAAG ATTTCCGTCACCTTATGCGTCGCTCCTCTACCCTGGAGGTTCACACCGCGCGGGTGTCCCTCAAGGACATCGTCTGCTACCTGTCGCTGTTAGAGGCTGGGCGACCTGAGGATAAGTTGGAGT TCATGTTCCGCCTCTACGATACGGATGGTAATGGAGTGCTCGACACCAACGAGATGGACTGCATCGTCAACCAGATGATGACGGTGGCCGAGTACCTGGGCTGGGAGACGTCGGAGCTAAGGCCG ATCCTACAAGACATGATGGTGGAGATAGACTACGATGCTGACGGTACCGTGTCTCTCGACGAGTGGAAACGAGGAGG CATGACAACTATCCCTCTTCTCGTCTTGCTCGGGTTGGATACAAACGTGAAAGAAGACGGCGAGCACGCGTGGAGGCTGAAGCATTTCAGCAGGCCCGCGTACTGCAACCTCTGCCTCAACATGCTGGTCGGCCTCGGCAAGAAGGGACTCTGCtgtatat TCTGCAAGTTCACCGTGCACGAGCGATGCGTGCAGCGCGCGCCGGCGTCGTGCATCGCGACCTACTCCAAGTCCAAGCGCGCACCCGCCACGCTGGCGCATCACTGGGTTGAGG GCAACTGTCACGGCAAATGTGCTCGGTGTCGGAAAAAGATCAAGGGCTACAATGGTATCACTGGACTGCACTGCCGATGGTGTCACATCACT CTCCACAACCGCTGCGTGGGCAGTGCAGGTGGATCCTGCTCGCTCGGTCGTCACGCGCGTCACATCTTGCCGCCGCCCGCCATCCGCCCACTGGTGCTCGACCGACAACGCTCGTTGCCGCATCGTCCTCATCACGACCAG CAATCCCTCCCCACCTCAATATCCCTCCCAATATCAATAGCAGCGACCTCCGAAGAGAGAAAAGAGGAGAAAGAGAAGCGAGAACCTCGGGCTCCCCCCATCTCCTTCCAGATCACTCCTCCCGATGGCTCATGCCCGCTGCTCGTCTTCATCAACCCGAAGTCTGGAGGCCGGCAGGGGTCCAGGGTGTTGAGGAAGCTGCAGTACATCTTGAATCCAAGACAAGTACATGACATAGCCAAGGGAGGACCGACGCAAG GTCTCCAGATGTTCAAAGACGTAAAGAACTACCGCGTGATCTGCTGCGGGGGAGACGGAACAGTCGGCTGGGTGCTGGAGACTATGG ATAAAGTGCAGATGGAAACACAACCGGCTGTGGGAGTGATACCACTGGGGACAGGCAACGACTTGGCGCGATGTCTGCGGTGGGGAGGAGG ATATGAAGGCGAGTCCATCCACAAGATCCTGGATAAGATAGCTCGCGCCAGCACCGTCATGATGGACCGGTGGCACATACACGTCGAGAACTCTACCGCTGAT TGTGAGCAGCCCCAGCTGTTCTCGTCGGACTCGGCGCCGCACCCCACCACCGTCCCGTACAACATCATCAACAACTACTTCTCCGTCGGAGTT GATGCAGCGATCTGCGTAAAGTTCCACACGGAACGAGAGCGGAATCCGGACAAGTTCAGCTCTCGGATGAAGAACAAGCTCTGGTACTTCGAGTTCGCCACCTCCGAGCAATTCGCAGCCAGCTGCAAGAATCTACACGAGCATATTGATATTGTG TGCGACGGTTCCTCCCTGGAGCTGAGCAAGGGCGGCGCCCTGCAGGGCGTGGCGCTGCTGAACATCCCGTACGCGCACGGGGGTTCCAACCTGTggggcgccggcgccgcgcaCCGCCGGGGGCGCTTCCCCAACGCGCAGCAAG atattGGCGACAAACTAATAGAAGTGATTGGTTTGGAGAATTGCCTACATATGGGACAAGTCAGAACAG GTCTCCGGGCATCAGGCCGACGGCTGGCTCAGTGCAGCTCCATCACTCTGACAACCAAAAAGACATTCCCCATGCAAATAGATGGGGAGCCGTGGATGCAGCCTCCTTGCAAG ATTACTATAACTCATAAGAATCAAGTTCCAATGCTGATGGGACCAGCGCCGGAGAAAGGGAGAGGATTCTTCAAGCTCTTCACTCACTGCTAA
- the LOC113504265 gene encoding diacylglycerol kinase 1-like isoform X2, protein MTATKTDMQHAGSSFQWDKLSPAEFQQLQELTSYSTKKLQDVLKEFCEVKKQSSDGDIDYEGFRWFLDTFLEVTTPDELSRHLFLSFVRRDRRPALREMAAASSTAACAAVTAHADHQGKLSLASKIHGLAERLQQLGKSSGDSVDGSDKGSRSRTGSVHPMFTVTTHPSYSSHELCLDRRNETSPSHSQMSRNSSRKSSNSLRVNQSTKIEDFRHLMRRSSTLEVHTARVSLKDIVCYLSLLEAGRPEDKLEFMFRLYDTDGNGVLDTNEMDCIVNQMMTVAEYLGWETSELRPILQDMMVEIDYDADGTVSLDEWKRGGMTTIPLLVLLGLDTNVKEDGEHAWRLKHFSRPAYCNLCLNMLVGLGKKGLCCIFCKFTVHERCVQRAPASCIATYSKSKRAPATLAHHWVEGNCHGKCARCRKKIKGYNGITGLHCRWCHITLHNRCVGSAGGSCSLGRHARHILPPPAIRPLVLDRQRSLPHRPHHDQQSLPTSISLPISIAATSEERKEEKEKREPRAPPISFQITPPDGSCPLLVFINPKSGGRQGSRVLRKLQYILNPRQVHDIAKGGPTQGLQMFKDVKNYRVICCGGDGTVGWVLETMDKVQMETQPAVGVIPLGTGNDLARCLRWGGGYEGESIHKILDKIARASTVMMDRWHIHVENSTADCEQPQLFSSDSAPHPTTVPYNIINNYFSVGVDAAICVKFHTERERNPDKFSSRMKNKLWYFEFATSEQFAASCKNLHEHIDIVCDGSSLELSKGGALQGVALLNIPYAHGGSNLWGAGAAHRRGRFPNAQQDIGDKLIEVIGLENCLHMGQVRTGLRASGRRLAQCSSITLTTKKTFPMQIDGEPWMQPPCKITITHKNQVPMLMGPAPEKGRGFFKLFTHC, encoded by the exons GATATCGACTATGAAGGCTTCCGCTGGTTCCTGGACACCTTCCTTGAAGTCACCACTCCTGATGAACTCTCCAG ACACCTGTTCCTATCATTCGTCCGTCGAGACCGGCGGCCCGCGCTCCGGGAGATGGCGGCTGCGAGCTCCACCGCCGCGTGCGCCGCCGTCACCGCGCATGCTGATCACCAG GGCAAACTAAGCTTGGCATCTAAGATCCACGGCCTTGCTGAGAGGTTGCAACAGCTGGGCAAGAGTTCGGGGGACTCCGTCGATGGAAGTGATAAGGGTTCTCGAAGTCGAACAG GAAGCGTCCACCCAATGTTCACGGTGACCACGCACCCATCCTACTCTTCCCACGAGCTGTGCTTAGACCGGCGTAACGAGACCAGTCCTAGTCACAGCCAGATGTCTCGGAACTCCAGCCGGAAGAGCAGCAACTCGCTCAGGGTCAACCAGTCCACTAAGATCGAAG ATTTCCGTCACCTTATGCGTCGCTCCTCTACCCTGGAGGTTCACACCGCGCGGGTGTCCCTCAAGGACATCGTCTGCTACCTGTCGCTGTTAGAGGCTGGGCGACCTGAGGATAAGTTGGAGT TCATGTTCCGCCTCTACGATACGGATGGTAATGGAGTGCTCGACACCAACGAGATGGACTGCATCGTCAACCAGATGATGACGGTGGCCGAGTACCTGGGCTGGGAGACGTCGGAGCTAAGGCCG ATCCTACAAGACATGATGGTGGAGATAGACTACGATGCTGACGGTACCGTGTCTCTCGACGAGTGGAAACGAGGAGG CATGACAACTATCCCTCTTCTCGTCTTGCTCGGGTTGGATACAAACGTGAAAGAAGACGGCGAGCACGCGTGGAGGCTGAAGCATTTCAGCAGGCCCGCGTACTGCAACCTCTGCCTCAACATGCTGGTCGGCCTCGGCAAGAAGGGACTCTGCtgtatat TCTGCAAGTTCACCGTGCACGAGCGATGCGTGCAGCGCGCGCCGGCGTCGTGCATCGCGACCTACTCCAAGTCCAAGCGCGCACCCGCCACGCTGGCGCATCACTGGGTTGAGG GCAACTGTCACGGCAAATGTGCTCGGTGTCGGAAAAAGATCAAGGGCTACAATGGTATCACTGGACTGCACTGCCGATGGTGTCACATCACT CTCCACAACCGCTGCGTGGGCAGTGCAGGTGGATCCTGCTCGCTCGGTCGTCACGCGCGTCACATCTTGCCGCCGCCCGCCATCCGCCCACTGGTGCTCGACCGACAACGCTCGTTGCCGCATCGTCCTCATCACGACCAG CAATCCCTCCCCACCTCAATATCCCTCCCAATATCAATAGCAGCGACCTCCGAAGAGAGAAAAGAGGAGAAAGAGAAGCGAGAACCTCGGGCTCCCCCCATCTCCTTCCAGATCACTCCTCCCGATGGCTCATGCCCGCTGCTCGTCTTCATCAACCCGAAGTCTGGAGGCCGGCAGGGGTCCAGGGTGTTGAGGAAGCTGCAGTACATCTTGAATCCAAGACAAGTACATGACATAGCCAAGGGAGGACCGACGCAAG GTCTCCAGATGTTCAAAGACGTAAAGAACTACCGCGTGATCTGCTGCGGGGGAGACGGAACAGTCGGCTGGGTGCTGGAGACTATGG ATAAAGTGCAGATGGAAACACAACCGGCTGTGGGAGTGATACCACTGGGGACAGGCAACGACTTGGCGCGATGTCTGCGGTGGGGAGGAGG ATATGAAGGCGAGTCCATCCACAAGATCCTGGATAAGATAGCTCGCGCCAGCACCGTCATGATGGACCGGTGGCACATACACGTCGAGAACTCTACCGCTGAT TGTGAGCAGCCCCAGCTGTTCTCGTCGGACTCGGCGCCGCACCCCACCACCGTCCCGTACAACATCATCAACAACTACTTCTCCGTCGGAGTT GATGCAGCGATCTGCGTAAAGTTCCACACGGAACGAGAGCGGAATCCGGACAAGTTCAGCTCTCGGATGAAGAACAAGCTCTGGTACTTCGAGTTCGCCACCTCCGAGCAATTCGCAGCCAGCTGCAAGAATCTACACGAGCATATTGATATTGTG TGCGACGGTTCCTCCCTGGAGCTGAGCAAGGGCGGCGCCCTGCAGGGCGTGGCGCTGCTGAACATCCCGTACGCGCACGGGGGTTCCAACCTGTggggcgccggcgccgcgcaCCGCCGGGGGCGCTTCCCCAACGCGCAGCAAG atattGGCGACAAACTAATAGAAGTGATTGGTTTGGAGAATTGCCTACATATGGGACAAGTCAGAACAG GTCTCCGGGCATCAGGCCGACGGCTGGCTCAGTGCAGCTCCATCACTCTGACAACCAAAAAGACATTCCCCATGCAAATAGATGGGGAGCCGTGGATGCAGCCTCCTTGCAAG ATTACTATAACTCATAAGAATCAAGTTCCAATGCTGATGGGACCAGCGCCGGAGAAAGGGAGAGGATTCTTCAAGCTCTTCACTCACTGCTAA